A single window of Agromyces aureus DNA harbors:
- a CDS encoding PspC domain-containing protein yields the protein METNQTAPPTDPVPEGAQGDSAQAGPPVDGAVGSASSGVPGAGTGSGAGERADAAGGPGSTTPPDATGPGFYAWLRRLGLPRRAGWLGGVCAGLGARLGIDPIIVRGIVVVVAVLGAPFVLLYAIAWLLLPDTDGRIHLEQLTRGIVDPAIVGIAVMGVLGFIPLVQGGWLGWQWWDEWPSLADPIFGFNLMVPLRIIWTLLVVGGIVALVIWLAKRASQSTESTQNPPAGEDRRSRSEASRDQPASTYAAPVPPTDGDTRSAGADAASAQVTDAASATSPAAAPTTEPPVPAMGADADAIAEWRMQHEAWRVAHTEWKTGQDQAARAARAQAAAENREKARALAAQADAARASRRASRPRASAAFVFTMLGISLVGGAIVALWALGEPDVAAYAVPVALAAGTLVLSLGMVVAALRRRRSGALAFLTLTAVLAMLVGLGGASFSSQGRLIGPSTSIDLMSSQRLVQPIGDAYLNAVPLSGGTAPVVQLTQGVGDSWLLVEGGAIVLLDASEAGPIDITVFDDEGVVSSPQIGGLDRAALVVGGENGVGAIGADERIDARLDLTQRTGTLHIQIME from the coding sequence CCCCGCCGACCGACCCAGTGCCGGAAGGCGCGCAGGGGGACTCCGCGCAGGCCGGACCGCCGGTCGACGGGGCGGTCGGTTCGGCTTCATCAGGCGTACCGGGTGCCGGCACGGGTTCCGGCGCCGGCGAGCGAGCGGATGCCGCGGGCGGGCCTGGCTCGACGACGCCGCCCGACGCGACCGGCCCGGGCTTCTACGCCTGGCTCCGACGCCTCGGGCTGCCGCGCCGCGCCGGATGGCTGGGCGGCGTGTGCGCCGGCCTCGGCGCGCGCCTCGGTATCGACCCGATCATCGTGCGCGGCATCGTCGTCGTGGTCGCCGTGCTCGGCGCCCCGTTCGTGCTGCTCTACGCGATCGCGTGGCTGCTGCTGCCCGACACCGACGGGCGCATCCACCTCGAGCAGCTCACGCGCGGCATCGTCGACCCGGCGATCGTCGGCATCGCCGTCATGGGCGTGCTCGGGTTCATCCCGCTCGTGCAGGGCGGATGGCTCGGCTGGCAGTGGTGGGACGAGTGGCCCTCCCTCGCCGACCCGATCTTCGGCTTCAACCTCATGGTGCCGCTGCGCATCATCTGGACCCTGCTCGTCGTCGGCGGCATCGTCGCCCTCGTCATCTGGCTCGCGAAGCGGGCCTCCCAGAGCACCGAGAGCACGCAGAACCCCCCGGCCGGCGAAGACCGTCGGTCGAGGAGCGAAGCGTCTCGAGACCAGCCCGCCTCGACGTACGCGGCCCCGGTTCCCCCGACGGACGGCGACACCCGTTCGGCGGGTGCGGATGCGGCATCCGCTCAGGTGACGGATGCCGCGTCCGCGACTTCGCCCGCTGCTGCCCCGACGACCGAGCCGCCCGTGCCCGCGATGGGCGCCGACGCCGACGCGATCGCCGAGTGGCGCATGCAGCACGAGGCGTGGCGCGTCGCGCACACCGAGTGGAAGACCGGTCAGGACCAGGCGGCCCGGGCCGCCCGCGCCCAGGCCGCCGCCGAGAACCGCGAGAAGGCCAGGGCGCTGGCCGCACAGGCCGATGCGGCCCGGGCCTCCCGACGGGCGAGCCGCCCCAGGGCGAGCGCCGCGTTCGTGTTCACGATGCTCGGCATCAGCCTCGTCGGCGGCGCGATCGTGGCCCTCTGGGCGCTCGGCGAGCCCGACGTCGCCGCCTACGCGGTGCCCGTCGCCCTCGCGGCAGGCACCCTCGTGCTCTCGCTCGGCATGGTCGTCGCGGCCCTCCGCCGGCGCCGCAGCGGGGCACTCGCGTTCCTCACCCTCACGGCCGTGCTGGCGATGCTCGTCGGACTCGGCGGGGCGAGCTTCTCGTCGCAGGGCCGGCTGATCGGACCGAGCACGAGCATCGACCTGATGAGCTCCCAGCGCCTCGTGCAGCCCATCGGCGATGCGTACCTGAACGCGGTGCCCCTCTCCGGAGGCACGGCACCGGTGGTGCAGCTCACCCAGGGCGTCGGCGACAGCTGGCTCCTCGTCGAGGGCGGCGCGATCGTGCTCCTCGACGCCTCTGAGGCCGGCCCGATCGACATCACGGTCTTCGACGACGAAGGGGTCGTCAGCAGTCCGCAGATCGGCGGCCTCGACCGTGCGGCCCTCGTGGTCGGCGGCGAGAACGGGGTCGGCGCCATCGGGGCCGACGAGCGCATCGACGCCCGACTCGACCTCACGCAGCGCACCGGCACCCTCCACATCCAGATCATGGAATGA